One Micromonospora eburnea genomic region harbors:
- a CDS encoding 8-amino-7-oxononanoate synthase, whose product MADWLAALDRRAELRARAGLTRTLRPRASGDAVVDLAGNDYLGLAAHPEVTAAATAALSAYGLGATGSRLVRGSTDAHHALEDALAQWLGTDRALVFSSGYLANLAAVRGLVRPRTLLVSDAHNHASLIDGCRISGAETVVTPHADVDAVADALAAAPGRPAVVVTESVFSVDGDLAPLAELHAVARRYGALLLVDDAHALGVTGPAGAGGVAEAGLAGEPDVVVTATLSKALGGAGGVVAGPAEFVRHLVETGRTFIFDTALPPAVAAGVLAAVRVARSGDGLRAELAERATLAVRRLGVAGLDVSAPDAAVVSVTAPGPEAATAWAAGCRERGVAVGCFRPPSTPDSRSRLRLTINAGVTRADFVRALDVIVDCAPREGS is encoded by the coding sequence GTGGCGGACTGGCTGGCGGCCCTGGACCGCCGCGCCGAGCTGCGGGCCAGAGCGGGACTCACCCGTACGCTGCGCCCGCGCGCCTCCGGCGACGCCGTGGTCGACCTGGCCGGCAACGACTACCTCGGCCTGGCCGCGCACCCGGAGGTCACCGCCGCGGCGACGGCGGCGCTGTCCGCGTACGGGCTGGGCGCCACCGGGTCGCGGCTGGTGCGCGGCTCGACCGACGCGCACCACGCGCTGGAGGACGCCCTCGCGCAGTGGCTCGGCACCGACCGGGCGTTGGTCTTCTCCTCCGGCTACCTGGCCAATCTCGCCGCCGTCCGGGGCCTGGTGCGGCCGCGTACGCTGCTCGTCTCCGACGCCCACAACCACGCCTCGCTGATCGACGGCTGCCGGATCTCCGGCGCGGAGACCGTGGTGACCCCGCACGCCGACGTGGACGCGGTGGCCGACGCGCTCGCCGCCGCCCCGGGCCGGCCCGCGGTGGTGGTCACCGAGTCGGTCTTCTCCGTCGACGGCGACCTCGCCCCGCTGGCCGAGTTGCATGCCGTGGCCCGTCGGTACGGCGCGCTGCTGCTGGTCGACGACGCGCACGCGCTCGGCGTCACCGGCCCGGCCGGGGCGGGCGGGGTGGCCGAGGCGGGCCTGGCCGGCGAGCCGGACGTGGTGGTGACCGCCACCCTCTCCAAGGCGCTCGGCGGGGCCGGCGGGGTGGTGGCCGGGCCGGCGGAGTTCGTCCGCCACCTGGTGGAGACCGGCCGTACGTTCATCTTCGACACGGCGCTGCCGCCGGCGGTGGCCGCCGGCGTGCTGGCGGCGGTCCGGGTGGCCCGGTCCGGCGACGGGTTACGCGCCGAGCTCGCCGAACGGGCCACGCTGGCGGTCCGCCGGCTGGGCGTGGCCGGGCTGGACGTCTCCGCCCCCGACGCGGCGGTGGTGTCGGTCACCGCGCCCGGCCCGGAGGCGGCGACCGCGTGGGCGGCCGGGTGCCGGGAGCGGGGCGTCGCGGTGGGCTGCTTCCGACCGCCGTCCACCCCGGACAGCCGTTCCCGGCTCCGGTTGACCATCAACGCCGGGGTGACCCGGGCGGACTTCGTCCGGGCCCTGGACGTCATCGTGGACTGTGCCCCGAGGGAGGGCTCATGA
- a CDS encoding DUF488 family protein yields the protein MECELLTVGHGAAGRERLAELLAGAGIALVVDVRRYPASRTNPDVRREALERWLPERGIDYRWEPRLGGRRHVRAGEPEPDTWWTVAAFRAYAAYTRTPEFDAALDAVLADAARRTTAVMCSESVWWRCHRRLIADVAVLGRGAAVRHLMPDGRLSPHRPAEGARRLPDGHLIWDG from the coding sequence ATGGAGTGCGAGTTGCTGACCGTCGGGCACGGGGCCGCCGGCCGGGAGCGCCTCGCGGAGCTGCTGGCCGGCGCGGGGATCGCCCTCGTCGTGGACGTACGGCGCTACCCGGCCAGCCGGACCAACCCGGACGTCCGGCGCGAGGCGCTCGAACGCTGGCTGCCGGAGCGGGGGATCGACTACCGCTGGGAACCCCGCCTCGGTGGCCGCCGGCACGTACGCGCCGGGGAACCGGAGCCGGACACCTGGTGGACCGTCGCGGCCTTCCGGGCGTACGCCGCGTACACCCGGACGCCGGAGTTCGACGCGGCGCTGGACGCGGTGCTCGCCGACGCGGCGCGGCGGACCACGGCGGTGATGTGCAGCGAGAGCGTGTGGTGGCGCTGCCACCGACGCCTGATCGCCGACGTGGCCGTCCTCGGTCGCGGGGCGGCCGTGCGGCACCTCATGCCGGACGGCCGGCTCAGCCCGCACCGGCCGGCCGAGGGCGCCCGCCGCCTCCCCGACGGGCACCTGATCTGGGACGGCTGA
- the bioB gene encoding biotin synthase BioB, whose translation MPEILDQARTQVLENGVGLDEAGVLAVLNLPDEHLPAALQLAHEVRMRWCGPEVEVEGIVSLKTGGCPEDCHFCSQSGLFTSPVRSVWLDIPALVEAARQTAATGATEFCIVAAVRGPDARLMKQMREGVAAIKAEVDIQVAASLGMLTQEQVDELVEMGVHRYNHNLETCRSYFPNVVTTHSWEERWETLKMVRESGMEVCCGGILGLGESVEQRAEFAAQLAELDPHEVPLNFLNPRPGTPLGDRPVVEGKDALRAIAAFRLAMPRTILRYAGGRELTLGDLGTRDGLLGGINAVIVGNYLTTLGRSATDDLKLLDDLKMPVKALSATL comes from the coding sequence ATGCCAGAGATCCTCGACCAGGCCCGGACCCAGGTGCTGGAGAACGGCGTCGGTCTCGACGAGGCCGGTGTCCTCGCCGTGCTCAACCTGCCCGACGAGCACCTGCCCGCCGCCCTCCAGCTCGCCCACGAGGTGCGGATGCGCTGGTGCGGCCCGGAGGTCGAGGTCGAGGGGATTGTCTCGCTGAAGACCGGCGGCTGCCCGGAGGACTGCCACTTCTGCTCGCAGTCCGGCCTGTTCACCTCGCCGGTCCGCTCGGTCTGGCTGGACATCCCGGCGCTGGTCGAGGCGGCACGGCAGACCGCCGCCACCGGCGCCACCGAGTTCTGCATCGTGGCCGCCGTACGCGGCCCGGACGCCCGGCTGATGAAGCAGATGCGCGAGGGCGTGGCCGCCATCAAGGCGGAGGTCGACATCCAGGTCGCCGCCTCCCTGGGCATGCTCACCCAGGAGCAGGTCGACGAGCTGGTCGAGATGGGCGTGCACCGCTACAACCACAACCTGGAGACCTGCCGCTCCTACTTCCCGAACGTGGTCACCACGCACTCGTGGGAGGAGCGCTGGGAGACCCTGAAGATGGTCCGCGAGTCCGGCATGGAGGTCTGCTGCGGCGGCATCCTCGGCCTGGGCGAGTCGGTGGAGCAGCGGGCCGAGTTCGCCGCGCAGCTCGCCGAGCTGGACCCGCACGAGGTCCCGCTGAACTTCCTCAACCCGCGCCCGGGCACCCCGCTCGGCGACCGGCCGGTGGTGGAGGGCAAGGACGCGCTGCGGGCCATCGCCGCGTTCCGGCTGGCCATGCCGCGCACCATCCTCCGGTACGCGGGCGGCCGGGAGCTCACCCTCGGCGACCTGGGCACCCGGGACGGCCTGCTCGGCGGCATCAACGCGGTCATCGTCGGCAACTACCTGACCACGCTGGGCCGGTCGGCGACCGACGACCTGAAGCTGCTCGACGACCTGAAGATGCCGGTCAAGGCGCTGTCGGCGACCCTGTGA
- a CDS encoding RHS repeat-associated core domain-containing protein, producing the protein MDAVRLPLPFRLRPGRARLLTAAATAVLMVTALISAPPAASAATEYRPPAPQQVPTVPVSPVAPAASTARAAMPDATRKPAPAWPAPGAAEVDLAAGAAAPVGAGALPVRVRPASAGAVSSAGRALAPAATPSRVRVEVLDRATTDRAGVRGVLLRMGRTDGVPGAGSAALTVDYAKFATAYGADWAARLRLVSMPVCALTEPGAKECVGTPLRSTNDLKAQTVSAAVPVSGTNSLVAVMAGDSSAAGDYKATSLQPSSTWTAGGNSGAFTWNYPMRVPPSLNGPAPSLALSYSSQSVDGRQAASNNQPSWAGEGFEANPGGFIERRYLGCGQDMDGSANNTRKTSDLCWATDNATLSLGGHSGELLYNATEGRWHLRSDDGSRIERKTGASNGDNNGEYWVVTTTDGTQYWFGVNRLPGWASGNPVTNSTLTVPVFGNHAGEPCHATAFIDSSCAQAWRWNLDYVVDLHGNSASYWYTKETNRYGRNLDANDATSYDRAGYLDHISYGTRRDNGVESVLSTPAPAQVVFGVADRCLSSCATHDAAHWPDTPWDQQCTGSNCGTVFSPTFWTTKRLATVTTQVRSGSSYSNVERWTLTHTFPDPGDGTRAGLWLSKISHAGLVGTTTTVPDIEFTGVQLPNRVDTIDFAAAMNWWRIAKIQTETGGTVSVTYSGPDCVAGQTPTPQTNTKRCYPSVWTPEGYSNPVTDWFHKYVVTTIYEQDNTGGVPPQGSPRVVHTYSYLDGAAWHYSDDDGLIEKKYKTWSSYRGYGRVAVTSGDPGEQTYTETRYFRGMDGDRAAPSGGTKSVTVDGFADADWFAGLTREVKTFNGPGGPVVSRETSDPWGSAATATRTINGDTVTARFTRVATTRNYTTLDAGRGERVTRTTTTYDSLGMATQVDDFGQDGVAGDEQCQKIDYGPRNDTLWLMDKVHRTRSYAVQCSATTGTLSDADVITEERTSFDGQAFGTAPTRGLATKTEKMTAWNAGTPTFATVSQGTYDAYGRVTAAWDAMNAKTTTAYTPATGGPVTATTVTNAMQHVASTTVNPAWGNNSAIIDANNKRTDLAYDGLGKLTAVWLPGRDKATQSASVTFSYLIRNNAATVVSTSRLNPAGAYNTAYALYDGLLRLRQTQSPSPSGGRLLTDTFYDTAGREAKKFDGYHVAGAPGTTLVTATERALVPTQTRTVYDGAGRPTASIFQPYDAERWRTSVYYAGDRTDTTPPAGGTATSTLTDARGRTVSVRQYHGTTPTPNTAGSWDTTSYAYNRKGQLTGVTDAMGNQWLYEYDLQGRRTKQTDPDTGVSTFGYDAADRITSSTDARGKKLAYLYDSLGRKRAVYDNVIGGTMRAQWYYDTIAKGRLSQSNRYVGGSAYQTKITGYTDQYQPTGVQVVIPASENNLAGTYDFSSAYNVDGSLASTSLPSTGGDLPAETLSYTYDALGQATTMTSQYGATNLSYVAGTTYNALGELDQLTLDTDDIAGGRVWQAFTHELETGRLTGVRVDRDTVAPNTLSDVRYTYDNSGNITKAVDVAPDPVDDTQCFTYDHLRRLTDAWTPSNGDCTATPSATALGGPAPYWHSWTFDQAGNRKTQVVHTSAGNTTTTYGYPAAKAAQPHTLSTTTTGSLVQNYKYDESGNTICRPAGTATNTCPAGTGSQVLTWDPEGHLETSTDSTGTTTYIYDADGNRLIRRDPAGKTLYLPGQELRYSNSTATTACTRYYMYGGSLVASRTAAGLTWLAADHQGTANVSVSANAAQTATVRRQNPYGNPRGGSPTWANDKGFVGGTIDNTGLTHLGAREYDAATGRFVSVDPVFDMQNPQSWTGYGYSSSSPVTFSDPSGLKECAGAYTCDGKGEGVGKPPKDECFNYTGTAQRRCDEKGPTGQNTSAGQATGGSGSGKNPTSNLPTIPPEKKRQLDNYIRMVIDQNPDTWNIPGSPAYNAIIVRLKHALFGSPTWKDYWEALDQMVVTTVVAVVGAALCPETAGAGCMLAVAAYAGAAGQCMDDCDDTQAVALAAVLSAATGGGPKPARIAPGSLPAAEEAALNVTLGHLDGGTIPTGPLATRWGVTFENREGRLPGRSYQLDPQNSPYTEYRVLVSGSQGAGPLRVVRNDVTGELYYTWTHYGQSGTPAFVQIR; encoded by the coding sequence ATGGATGCGGTCCGCCTGCCGCTACCCTTCCGGCTGCGTCCCGGCCGGGCACGACTGCTGACCGCCGCGGCCACCGCGGTCCTCATGGTCACGGCGCTGATCAGCGCACCCCCGGCCGCGTCGGCCGCGACCGAGTACCGGCCGCCCGCGCCGCAGCAGGTGCCGACGGTGCCGGTGTCCCCGGTGGCCCCAGCCGCCTCGACAGCGCGGGCGGCGATGCCCGACGCGACCCGTAAGCCGGCACCGGCCTGGCCGGCCCCGGGAGCCGCCGAGGTGGACCTCGCCGCCGGTGCCGCCGCGCCGGTCGGCGCGGGCGCGCTTCCGGTACGCGTCCGCCCGGCGAGCGCGGGCGCGGTCTCCTCCGCCGGGCGGGCTCTCGCGCCCGCCGCCACCCCGTCACGCGTACGCGTGGAGGTGCTGGACCGGGCCACCACCGACCGGGCCGGAGTCCGGGGCGTCCTGCTCCGGATGGGCCGGACCGACGGTGTCCCGGGCGCGGGCAGTGCCGCGCTGACCGTCGACTACGCGAAGTTCGCCACCGCCTACGGCGCGGACTGGGCCGCCCGGCTGCGCCTGGTCTCGATGCCGGTATGCGCGCTCACCGAACCTGGCGCGAAGGAGTGCGTGGGTACGCCGCTGCGGTCGACGAACGATCTCAAGGCCCAGACTGTCTCGGCGGCCGTGCCGGTGTCCGGGACGAACAGCCTGGTGGCGGTGATGGCCGGCGACTCCAGCGCCGCGGGTGACTACAAGGCCACCTCGCTCCAGCCCTCCTCGACCTGGACGGCCGGCGGGAACTCCGGCGCGTTCACCTGGAACTACCCGATGCGGGTCCCGCCGTCGCTCAACGGGCCGGCACCGAGCCTCGCCCTGTCGTACTCGTCGCAGTCCGTCGACGGCCGCCAGGCGGCGAGCAACAACCAGCCCTCCTGGGCCGGTGAGGGCTTCGAGGCCAACCCGGGCGGCTTCATCGAGCGGCGCTACCTCGGGTGCGGCCAGGACATGGACGGCTCGGCCAACAACACCAGGAAGACCAGCGACCTGTGCTGGGCGACCGACAACGCCACGCTCTCCCTCGGCGGCCACTCCGGCGAGCTGCTCTACAACGCGACCGAGGGCCGCTGGCACCTGCGTTCGGACGACGGGTCGCGGATCGAGCGCAAGACCGGCGCGAGCAACGGCGACAACAACGGCGAGTACTGGGTGGTGACCACCACCGACGGCACCCAGTACTGGTTCGGGGTGAACCGCCTGCCCGGCTGGGCGTCCGGGAACCCGGTCACCAACTCCACGCTGACCGTGCCGGTGTTCGGCAACCACGCGGGCGAGCCCTGCCACGCCACCGCGTTCATCGACTCCTCCTGCGCCCAGGCGTGGCGGTGGAACCTCGACTACGTGGTGGACTTGCACGGCAACTCCGCCTCGTACTGGTACACCAAGGAGACCAACAGGTACGGCCGTAACCTCGACGCCAACGACGCCACGTCGTACGACCGCGCCGGCTACCTCGACCACATCTCGTACGGCACCCGCCGGGACAACGGCGTGGAGTCGGTGCTGAGCACCCCGGCGCCGGCGCAGGTGGTCTTCGGGGTGGCGGACCGCTGCCTGTCGAGCTGTGCCACCCACGACGCGGCGCACTGGCCGGACACCCCGTGGGACCAGCAGTGCACCGGGTCCAACTGCGGCACGGTCTTCTCGCCCACCTTCTGGACCACCAAGCGGCTGGCGACCGTGACCACCCAGGTCCGCTCCGGCAGCTCGTACTCCAATGTAGAGCGCTGGACGTTGACCCACACGTTCCCCGACCCGGGTGACGGCACCCGGGCCGGCCTGTGGCTGTCGAAGATCTCTCACGCCGGCCTGGTCGGCACGACCACCACCGTGCCGGACATCGAGTTCACCGGGGTGCAGCTGCCCAACCGGGTCGACACGATCGACTTCGCCGCGGCGATGAACTGGTGGCGGATCGCCAAGATCCAGACCGAGACCGGTGGCACGGTCAGCGTCACCTACTCCGGCCCGGACTGCGTGGCCGGCCAGACGCCGACACCGCAGACGAACACGAAGCGCTGCTACCCGTCAGTCTGGACGCCGGAGGGCTACAGCAACCCGGTCACCGACTGGTTCCACAAATACGTGGTGACCACCATCTACGAGCAGGACAACACCGGTGGGGTGCCACCACAGGGCAGCCCCCGGGTGGTGCACACCTACAGCTACCTCGACGGCGCGGCGTGGCACTACAGCGACGACGACGGCCTGATCGAGAAGAAGTACAAGACCTGGTCGAGCTACCGGGGCTACGGCCGGGTCGCCGTGACGTCCGGTGACCCGGGGGAGCAGACCTACACCGAGACCCGCTACTTCCGGGGCATGGACGGCGACCGGGCCGCGCCGTCGGGTGGCACCAAGTCGGTCACCGTCGACGGGTTCGCCGATGCGGACTGGTTTGCCGGCCTGACCCGCGAGGTCAAGACGTTCAACGGGCCGGGTGGGCCGGTGGTGTCGCGTGAGACGAGCGACCCGTGGGGTTCCGCGGCGACCGCGACCCGCACCATCAACGGCGACACGGTGACCGCCAGGTTCACCCGGGTCGCCACGACCCGCAACTACACCACGCTGGACGCCGGACGCGGCGAGCGGGTCACCCGGACCACGACCACCTACGACTCACTCGGCATGGCCACCCAGGTCGACGACTTCGGCCAGGACGGGGTCGCCGGCGACGAGCAGTGCCAGAAGATCGACTACGGCCCGCGCAACGACACCCTCTGGCTGATGGACAAGGTGCACCGCACCCGGTCGTACGCGGTGCAGTGCTCGGCGACCACCGGCACCCTCAGCGACGCCGACGTGATCACCGAGGAGCGGACCAGCTTCGACGGTCAGGCCTTCGGGACCGCGCCTACCCGGGGCCTGGCCACGAAGACCGAGAAGATGACGGCCTGGAACGCGGGCACGCCCACCTTCGCCACCGTCTCCCAGGGCACCTACGACGCGTACGGGCGGGTCACCGCGGCCTGGGACGCGATGAACGCCAAGACCACCACGGCGTACACCCCCGCCACCGGCGGGCCGGTGACCGCGACCACGGTCACGAACGCGATGCAGCACGTGGCCTCGACGACCGTGAACCCGGCGTGGGGCAACAACTCCGCGATTATCGACGCCAACAACAAGCGAACCGACCTCGCCTACGACGGCCTCGGCAAGCTCACCGCGGTGTGGCTGCCCGGCCGGGACAAGGCGACCCAGTCGGCCAGCGTCACCTTCAGCTACCTGATCCGCAACAACGCGGCCACCGTGGTCTCCACCTCCCGGCTGAACCCGGCCGGGGCGTACAACACTGCCTACGCCCTCTACGACGGCCTGCTGCGGCTCCGGCAGACCCAGTCGCCCTCGCCCTCGGGCGGGCGGCTGCTGACCGACACCTTCTACGACACGGCGGGCCGGGAGGCGAAGAAGTTCGACGGATATCACGTCGCCGGGGCGCCGGGCACCACGCTGGTCACCGCCACCGAGCGGGCGTTGGTGCCGACCCAGACCCGGACCGTGTACGACGGTGCCGGCCGGCCGACCGCGTCCATCTTCCAGCCCTACGACGCGGAGCGCTGGCGGACCTCCGTCTACTACGCCGGTGACCGCACCGACACCACGCCGCCGGCCGGGGGCACCGCCACCTCCACGCTCACCGACGCCCGGGGTCGAACCGTCTCGGTGCGCCAGTACCACGGCACGACCCCGACCCCGAATACGGCTGGCTCCTGGGACACCACGTCCTACGCGTACAACCGTAAGGGGCAGCTGACCGGCGTCACGGACGCGATGGGCAACCAGTGGCTCTACGAGTATGACCTGCAGGGCCGCCGGACCAAGCAGACCGACCCGGACACGGGCGTCAGCACCTTCGGGTACGACGCCGCCGACCGGATCACCTCGTCCACCGACGCTCGGGGCAAGAAGCTGGCGTACCTCTACGACTCGCTGGGCCGCAAGCGGGCGGTGTACGACAACGTCATCGGCGGCACCATGCGGGCGCAGTGGTACTACGACACGATCGCCAAGGGGCGGCTGTCGCAGTCGAACCGGTACGTCGGGGGCTCCGCTTACCAGACGAAGATCACCGGCTACACCGACCAGTACCAACCGACCGGGGTCCAGGTGGTGATCCCGGCCTCGGAGAACAACCTGGCCGGCACCTACGACTTCTCCAGCGCCTACAACGTCGACGGGAGCCTCGCCTCGACGAGCCTGCCGTCCACCGGTGGTGACCTGCCAGCCGAGACCCTCTCCTACACCTACGACGCGCTCGGTCAGGCCACCACGATGACCTCGCAGTACGGCGCGACGAACCTGTCCTACGTGGCGGGCACCACCTACAACGCGCTCGGCGAACTCGACCAGCTCACGCTCGACACGGACGACATCGCCGGCGGTCGGGTATGGCAGGCGTTCACCCACGAGCTGGAGACCGGGCGGTTGACCGGCGTCCGGGTGGACCGGGACACGGTCGCGCCCAACACGCTCTCCGACGTCCGCTACACCTACGACAATTCCGGCAACATCACCAAGGCGGTGGACGTCGCCCCGGATCCGGTCGACGACACCCAGTGCTTCACGTACGACCACCTGCGCCGGCTCACCGACGCCTGGACGCCGAGCAACGGCGACTGCACCGCCACGCCGTCGGCCACCGCGCTCGGCGGTCCGGCACCGTACTGGCACTCGTGGACGTTCGACCAGGCCGGCAACCGCAAGACGCAGGTGGTGCACACCAGCGCCGGCAACACCACCACGACGTACGGCTATCCGGCCGCCAAGGCGGCGCAGCCGCACACGCTGTCGACCACCACGACCGGGTCGCTGGTCCAGAACTACAAGTACGACGAGTCGGGCAACACGATCTGCCGGCCGGCGGGGACGGCCACCAACACCTGCCCGGCCGGGACCGGGTCGCAGGTGCTCACCTGGGATCCGGAGGGGCATCTGGAGACCAGCACCGACTCGACCGGCACGACCACCTACATCTACGACGCGGACGGCAACCGGCTCATCCGCCGCGATCCGGCCGGCAAAACCCTGTATCTGCCCGGCCAGGAGCTGCGGTACAGCAACAGCACCGCGACCACGGCCTGCACCCGCTACTACATGTACGGCGGATCGTTGGTCGCCTCGCGAACGGCCGCCGGCCTGACCTGGCTCGCCGCCGACCATCAGGGCACGGCGAACGTGTCGGTCAGCGCCAACGCCGCACAGACGGCCACGGTGCGCCGGCAGAACCCGTACGGCAACCCGCGGGGCGGCAGCCCGACCTGGGCCAACGACAAGGGCTTCGTCGGCGGCACCATCGACAACACCGGGCTGACCCATCTCGGCGCCCGGGAGTATGACGCCGCCACCGGCCGGTTCGTCTCCGTCGACCCGGTCTTCGACATGCAGAATCCGCAGTCCTGGACCGGATACGGGTACAGCAGCAGCTCGCCGGTCACCTTCAGTGACCCGAGCGGATTGAAGGAGTGCGCCGGCGCCTACACCTGCGACGGCAAGGGCGAGGGAGTGGGGAAGCCGCCGAAGGACGAGTGCTTCAACTACACCGGGACCGCCCAGCGTCGCTGCGATGAGAAAGGCCCCACCGGGCAGAACACGAGCGCCGGGCAGGCCACGGGTGGCTCGGGCTCCGGCAAGAACCCGACGTCGAACCTGCCGACCATCCCGCCGGAGAAGAAGCGGCAACTGGACAACTACATCCGGATGGTCATCGACCAGAACCCGGACACCTGGAACATCCCCGGCTCGCCCGCCTACAACGCCATCATCGTCCGCCTCAAGCACGCCCTGTTCGGGTCGCCCACTTGGAAGGACTATTGGGAGGCGCTGGACCAGATGGTGGTCACCACCGTCGTGGCCGTCGTCGGCGCCGCCCTCTGCCCGGAGACGGCCGGCGCGGGCTGCATGCTCGCCGTCGCGGCGTACGCCGGCGCCGCCGGGCAGTGCATGGACGACTGCGATGACACCCAGGCCGTGGCGCTGGCTGCGGTACTCAGCGCGGCGACCGGTGGTGGACCGAAACCGGCGCGGATCGCCCCAGGGTCGCTGCCGGCCGCGGAGGAGGCCGCGCTCAACGTCACCCTCGGGCACCTCGATGGCGGAACCATACCGACCGGCCCGCTTGCCACCCGCTGGGGCGTCACCTTCGAGAACAGAGAGGGACGGCTGCCGGGTCGCTCGTACCAGCTGGACCCTCAGAACTCGCCCTATACCGAGTACCGTGTGCTGGTTTCCGGGTCCCAAGGTGCCGGCCCGCTGCGAGTGGTGAGGAACGACGTCACCGGCGAGTTGTACTACACCTGGACCCACTACGGGCAGAGCGGCACTCCAGCCTTCGTGCAGATCAGGTGA
- a CDS encoding barstar family protein: MSAVAASEIEAATAAARAQNMRVYLLSTGAGGGRDAFFDAVRAALPLDPPLVSNNSWDALADSMFGGLVLLDVGQVLVVWTDAAEMIVTAPEDADTAVSVLVQTATDLAEPKYTQGRPLSVTVLLATDQS; encoded by the coding sequence GTGAGCGCCGTGGCGGCCTCGGAGATCGAGGCCGCCACGGCGGCCGCCCGCGCACAGAACATGCGCGTGTATTTGCTGTCGACCGGAGCAGGCGGCGGGCGGGACGCCTTCTTCGACGCCGTCCGGGCGGCGCTGCCACTCGACCCGCCCCTGGTGAGCAACAACAGCTGGGACGCGCTGGCGGACTCGATGTTCGGCGGCCTGGTGCTCCTCGACGTCGGCCAGGTCCTCGTGGTGTGGACCGATGCGGCGGAAATGATCGTCACCGCACCCGAGGACGCCGACACCGCCGTCAGTGTGCTGGTGCAGACCGCAACCGATCTGGCCGAGCCGAAGTACACGCAGGGCCGCCCGCTCTCAGTCACGGTGTTGCTGGCCACGGACCAGTCGTAG
- a CDS encoding GNAT family N-acetyltransferase has translation MLRGRAVTLRPATDADVPTLAAIRATPEVRRWWRGGDDLAGEIRADLADDELTVYAIEHDGRVVGAIQCSAETEPDYRHASLDLFLAPEVRGAGLGGDAIRTLVRHLIDEHGHHRFTIDPAAANTAAIRAYAKVGFRPVGIMRRYERGADGRWHDGLLMDLLAEDLRD, from the coding sequence GTGCTGCGCGGGCGGGCGGTGACACTGCGACCGGCGACGGACGCGGACGTGCCCACCCTCGCGGCGATCCGGGCCACCCCGGAGGTCCGGCGCTGGTGGCGGGGCGGCGACGACCTGGCCGGGGAGATCCGCGCCGACCTGGCCGACGACGAGCTGACCGTCTACGCCATCGAGCACGACGGCCGGGTGGTCGGCGCGATCCAGTGCTCCGCCGAGACCGAACCGGACTACCGCCACGCCAGCCTGGACCTCTTCCTCGCTCCCGAGGTACGCGGCGCGGGCCTGGGCGGCGACGCCATCCGCACCCTGGTCCGGCACCTGATCGACGAGCACGGCCACCACCGGTTCACCATCGACCCGGCGGCGGCGAACACGGCGGCGATCCGGGCGTACGCGAAGGTGGGTTTCCGCCCGGTGGGCATCATGCGCCGCTACGAGCGCGGCGCGGACGGCCGCTGGCACGACGGCCTGCTGATGGACCTCCTCGCCGAGGACCTGCGCGACTGA
- a CDS encoding GNAT family N-acetyltransferase: MPELITPTARLHRSWLAARDDWGRGVHQDGSGLQPTDDVDSPEGFADWVGRLRDGADESRPLPNGLVPALYWWIVEGDEVLGAISLRLRLNDFLLNAGGHIGYGVRPSARRRGVATFALGAALAEAARRGIDPVLVTCDDSNVPSARTIERHGGVLEDVRDTELGRTRRYWISPR; this comes from the coding sequence ATGCCGGAACTGATCACGCCGACCGCCCGCCTGCACCGGTCCTGGCTGGCTGCCCGGGACGACTGGGGGCGCGGCGTCCACCAGGACGGCAGCGGGCTACAGCCCACCGACGACGTGGACTCACCGGAGGGCTTCGCGGACTGGGTCGGGCGGCTGCGGGACGGCGCGGACGAGTCCCGGCCGCTGCCCAACGGCCTGGTCCCCGCGCTCTACTGGTGGATCGTCGAGGGCGACGAGGTGCTCGGCGCCATCTCCCTGCGGCTGCGGCTCAACGACTTCCTGCTGAACGCCGGCGGCCACATCGGCTACGGCGTCCGCCCCTCGGCCCGCCGTCGGGGCGTGGCGACCTTCGCCCTGGGTGCGGCGCTCGCGGAGGCGGCCCGGCGGGGCATCGACCCGGTCCTGGTCACCTGCGACGACAGCAACGTCCCCTCCGCGCGGACCATCGAGCGGCACGGTGGGGTGCTGGAGGACGTGCGGGACACCGAACTGGGGCGCACCCGGCGCTACTGGATCTCTCCCCGCTGA